One part of the Entelurus aequoreus isolate RoL-2023_Sb linkage group LG05, RoL_Eaeq_v1.1, whole genome shotgun sequence genome encodes these proteins:
- the LOC133649829 gene encoding histone H1-like: protein MAEEAPAAAAAGPSKAQAKPAKKKTAASKAKKSSPNISDAVLKAVKDSGDRKGTSMSSIKKAVAAMGIDLDKSNKRVNTSVCRLVANGDLIQVKGSGASGSFKLPKAAETKAKSAKKVTKRAAVKKTAAKKTTATKKTPTKSKKAATPKKKAKAPAKSPKKTPKKTPTKKSPAKKAAAKKAPAKRAAPKKTPTKRAAPKKTAARKSKK from the coding sequence ATGGCAGAAGAAGCACCAGCAGCAGCCGCCGCCGGGCCGTCCAAAGCCCAGGCCAAGCCCGCGAAGAAGAAGACGGCGGCCTCCAAAGCGAAGAAAAGCTCTCCCAACATCTCCGATGCGGTCTTGAAGGCGGTGAAAGACAGCGGGGACCGCAAAGGGACCTCCATGTCAAGCATCAAGAAAGCCGTTGCAGCGATGGGGATCGATCTGGACAAGAGCAACAAGCGCGTCAACACGTCAGTGTGCAGACTGGTGGCGAACGGTGATTTGATCCAAGTAAAGGGCTCTGGAGCTTCTGGCTCCTTCAAACTGCCCAAGGCGGCCGAGACCAAGGCAAAGAGTGCCAAGAAAGTCACCAAGCGGGCGGCAGTGAAAAAGACCGCCGCCAAGAAGACAACAGCCACCAAGAAGACTCCCACCAAGTCGAAGAAAGCAGCCACCCCTAAGAAGAAGGCAAAGGCACCTGCCAAGAGTCCTAAGAAGACACCTAAGAAGACACCGACTAAAAAGTCCCCTGCCAAGAAAGCTGCCGCCAAGAAGGCTCCTGCAAAGAGGGCTGCCCCTAAGAAAACACCAACCAAGAGGGCAGCGCCTAAGAAGACTGCAGCCAGAAAGTCTAAGAAGTAA